attgCAGCTGTGGATCCGCAAAAGTTGGACGAGTGGCGCAAGGAACTGGAGGATGTGATTGGCCCAGATGTCTGGAAGGATATAGCCAGCTTGGCGATTGCCAAATTTGATCCAAAGACTGAGCAGAAAGTAGAGATCGATGTGAGCAGTGTGGACAAAGATAAGCGAACAAAAATTCACCAGCTAGTGAAGCAGTTGTACTCGGGAAAGCTAGTCTCCACCACATTGGGCCAGACGCAGGCTAAGGAGAAGCcccaggaggagcagaaggtgCCAGCGGAGGAAGCAGCCCCAGTGGAAGACAAGAAAACCATACGCATAATAAAACCAAAGCATGGCCGCGGTAAGTGGAAAGTCAATTTCTAACGAATCTTCATCAAAAGAGTTCCATTTGAATAGGCGACAACCGGTGGAACTTTCCTGGAGAGTTTGTCACTTTCCTGGTACACAAAACGAATATAGATACCAGTGAGGTTGCCTCCACCCTAGCCTCTCGCCTAAAGTAAGTCTACCCACGACAGCCCCATAATTAATCGAACCTAATTATGTTGCTTGGTTTCCATAGCTTACGACCCTCGCAGGTCAACTATTGTGGGACCAAAGACAAGCGCGCCAAGACCACGCAAAACTTCTCCATCAAACGCCGCTCGCCCGAGAGCATAATCAATGCGGCACGAGCGATCCGAAATGTCTTTTTTGGCAACTTTAACTTCAGATCAACGACCCTAAAGCTGGGTGATCTGCAGGGCAATCGTTTTCGCATTGCTTTGCGTCACATAGCCAAGGAGCGGCAGGCAGATATCGAGGGTTCCCTGGAGTCCCTCAAGGAGCGCGGCTTCATCAACTACTACGGTCTGCAGCGGTTCGGCAACAGTGCCAGTGTGCCAACTTATGAGGTAGGCGTGGCCCTGCTAAAGCGTGACTACAAATTGGCATGCGAGCTGATCCTGAAGCCCCGTGACACTGACATCGAGTTCATGCGAGCTATTCGAAAGGAATGGTGGGAGAAACGTGACtctgcggcggcggccgcaAAGTTCTTTGGCGACAAATTCATCGAGAAGAAGCTGCTGGATGGCCTTGCCAGATTTGGGGAGACCGACTATTCGTCAGCATTGCGGCAAATACCACGCAACATGCTGATGCTGTATCCGCATGCCTATCAGAGCCTGATCTTTAACCGCATCGCTTCGCGAAGGATCAAGGAATTCGGCCTGAAGCTGATCCCCGGCGACTTGGTTTATGTGGAGCAATCGGAGCCTATGGAGGAGGAGAACCAGATTGAGGCTGCGGAGACCGAAGCTGCGGAGACTGACGAAGGAGATCTTCCAGAAGGTGTCGAAGAGGATGTCGATGTCGCCCTGGAAGAGGAATCGGTGTTCAAGCGCAAGGTGCGCCCGCTGAGCGAGGAGGACATTGCCAGCGGCAAGTATAAGCTCTCCGATGTggtcctgcccctgcccggTCACGACATAACATATCCAGCCAACGAGTGCGGGGCGTGGTACGAAGAGATGATGGCCGAAGTGGGTCTCTCCTCGGAGTTGCTCAAGCATAAGGAAAAGACCTATGCCCTGGGGGGTGCCTACCGCAAGATGATCATTCAGCCAAACGACCTGAAGTGGAGTTTCAGGCGGTACAACACTCCCGAAGACACACTGATAGCCTCCGACTTTGAGTTGATGAAGGGTATTCCCATCACCGCAGAACCATCTGAGGACGATGCCAAGTATCTGGCCCTCGTGCTGGAGTTCTCATTGCCCACGGCTGCCTATGCCACAATGCTGCTGCGCGAGCTGTTCAAGCAGGATACCTCGACGGCCACACAAAtgcagctggagcaggaggcGTTGACTAAGAAGGAGGATAAAGATACCCCAACAGATAGCCCACCAATTGAGGAGGAAATAGCGGAGGGGGAGACTGCAGCGGAGACTGTGCCAGAGACGGTGGAGCCTGATAAGGAGGTGGCGGAGGGCCAGTAACGTACCGCAGaagaaatgaaatcaatatACTCAGGGAAATCAATTTTACGCGCGTTGTCCGATGCTCCCGTTACATTTGTATGTAACTTAGAACCAAccacaacaataacaatgcGCACGTGAGAGGGGTGTAAGTTCGtttccgctctctctcccgGTGCTGGGTGCTCTCTGGCGTCCAGGCACAAGGTATATTCAGTATAAGATAAGGCCCGCTCTTTGTGCGGCCGAGAACCCACCCTCTTTCTCTCATTCCGATGTATGTTTGGGCCTTACCGTCTATTCAATATGCCCTGACCAAGCAGGACCAGGACATTTTATTCGTTGCTGCATTTATTCGTAAGCTGGCAAAGCGAAAGCTTTGGACGCGGCGCAGTTTACCCCTGTCCAACCGTCGCACGTCTCTGTGTGTAGTTTAAACAAAATCATTTCAATGCAGAATAATATACAACTACCATAAATCAACTTTTGAAAAAACCCAATTTAACCGTTACAAGTGCAtcgcaaataaaaaataaaagcaaagcTAAGGtgaattttttttcgtttaaatatTACAAGAACATTTTGGGCGCGATTTTTAAAAGTCGCCTTTAGTTCAACATTTAAACTACAAGTAAAGCTAAACAACACAATGAATGGACACAACGAATGCCGAAGAATTGTGAATTAACATTATATTTAACTGTACAATAGTGGATTTTGACTGGCAGCTTatcgatttttgtttgtgcttgTACTGAAATCAATCGATAATTTGGTGTCAAAACCGAATGTGTGGGAAGggatggcggcggcggcgtcgggGCCTGGCTATAGGAGTAGTTCCATGTAGTAGTGGGCCTTGTGGGTGGTGCGTCGGGTAGGGGGAAAGGTGAGGGCACGAGCACGCAGAGAAGTTAAGGGTgcacgaggacgacgacgacgacgacgacgcgccttgttcgttttggtttttgttttcgctaaTATTGCATGGTCTGTCAGCCTCGCGGAGTCATCAAATTAATAAACTAAAAATGCTTGTTTTGGAGTCGTCGCGCGCAAGCCCCCTCCCGCAGACTGATCCAAACATCGGGGATATTGGACATGTTATTGCTTGCGCGCGCATTCTCTGACCAGCTGCACAAACTGCGTCATAGTAAGTGTTTTAGTCGTTTGAGTTCGACTTTTGTGTTCTAAATAACCAAATCGTCGATTGGTTTGGATTTCAAAATAAGCAGAGTGCAATGACATA
The sequence above is a segment of the Drosophila pseudoobscura strain MV-25-SWS-2005 chromosome X, UCI_Dpse_MV25, whole genome shotgun sequence genome. Coding sequences within it:
- the Pus7 gene encoding pseudouridylate synthase 7 homolog — encoded protein: MGKERGRGRRNHQSRPYNKSNWRGQKKERSQHNGNPRNRSAPQQKSTLRENQVGITEFTNADAPGFTGILKSRFSDFHVNEIDTEGRVLELNDSTVPKAVVEPVDPQKLDEWRKELEDVIGPDVWKDIASLAIAKFDPKTEQKVEIDVSSVDKDKRTKIHQLVKQLYSGKLVSTTLGQTQAKEKPQEEQKVPAEEAAPVEDKKTIRIIKPKHGRGDNRWNFPGEFVTFLVHKTNIDTSEVASTLASRLNLRPSQVNYCGTKDKRAKTTQNFSIKRRSPESIINAARAIRNVFFGNFNFRSTTLKLGDLQGNRFRIALRHIAKERQADIEGSLESLKERGFINYYGLQRFGNSASVPTYEVGVALLKRDYKLACELILKPRDTDIEFMRAIRKEWWEKRDSAAAAAKFFGDKFIEKKLLDGLARFGETDYSSALRQIPRNMLMLYPHAYQSLIFNRIASRRIKEFGLKLIPGDLVYVEQSEPMEEENQIEAAETEAAETDEGDLPEGVEEDVDVALEEESVFKRKVRPLSEEDIASGKYKLSDVVLPLPGHDITYPANECGAWYEEMMAEVGLSSELLKHKEKTYALGGAYRKMIIQPNDLKWSFRRYNTPEDTLIASDFELMKGIPITAEPSEDDAKYLALVLEFSLPTAAYATMLLRELFKQDTSTATQMQLEQEALTKKEDKDTPTDSPPIEEEIAEGETAAETVPETVEPDKEVAEGQ